One stretch of Commensalibacter melissae DNA includes these proteins:
- a CDS encoding AsmA-like C-terminal region-containing protein, with product MPIKKEQEFHKDSKIKHRRNWLRKFLLAGCSVIVLLVVMVSAFILFILSAPTNLTFIARYWLPLTVIEGMEKDKPAGRLTFDKLVMKWPVLKKGFNTPVTFELEGLKLLDVYNQVRDHLDFAKLTLDTSSLRHKKIVPLYIKLSGAQLHLRRYKDNHVNLDLSGLGLSRQSRLDIDFHRLYHVKIEKTVLSFKDDIDHNLIQSRQIDVDVHPFYADKTLTIIGKVYFNFDINGHKVQIKGQSSVQSITSSDIVNLQKTGKLQWHMEIYQVNPANIAEMIPELRYLQSVNMPISAEANIGFSIQNKAFMQPYMADIKINSAQGNVRVGNMEYFPSSFNARISAFFGEDAKYPAKIDFSDICLQLRSPSNLENAKSGPFFHFKGWLKLSSLLNPKVVDADFSAGSPLLDFSTLKEYWPRHIAKGANKWVTGNITRGQARDFSIHARLMGHEGWHHLRLVHLEGGIAQATDLEVHWLRPIPPLQKMNAQMLFVDPDRILIKYRGGYQIVRSGNGTTSKLRKLNIPSGNMWITGLSNHRDLGIITLLIKGKLQDLLTLLSEQRLHLLSRHPVPFKNPSGDLSTHLHLEIPLKKKVKIEQIDIQGHNEIKNVYLKDIALGQDLRQGNLVVDVNARQLDLHGYGLLSYFPARIEYRQNFTHQYLGSLVEKAKVGLTITSETLKQTGFDMAKDIGGQAYLDLNYSKFYDKKAIINLNLDLSRTELKLPIWHKLIAKPAKASGTIILNDNKLVGIQDLHAQGSDLLVHANMNIENRIPTQLNIQYFKTGRSEGKATINFPMTDEAFHNPLKGDVRISVKADTLDLSPFIQDYLGSSRKKHAVSKKSQNYNIPVAATGKYKGLKGRRWIFNLQAKKIFYDKNKNLGEVTAYIEYNGLRLMRLSYGMRQPTLVTASLFPKDSNRQFYLDAQNLGNLLDIVGISNRISGGHCVLSGNFDDNDPEAPFTGKIQIEPFVVDHVPTALKRISNLSVYGWFKRQKADALNIDALKGNIFLNKGILKIKNGRVFNDELGATLKGDINLDKAVLDLQGTIVPIYAVNKLFSHVPGVGKLFVPEKGGGFIAVPFVINGKFKDPHMEVYPSMLLTPGFLRNLF from the coding sequence ATGCCCATAAAGAAAGAGCAAGAATTTCATAAAGATTCAAAAATAAAACACAGACGAAACTGGTTGCGTAAATTTTTACTGGCAGGCTGTTCGGTAATTGTATTGCTGGTCGTGATGGTGTCAGCTTTTATATTATTCATATTAAGCGCACCTACCAACCTTACCTTTATCGCCCGATATTGGCTTCCTTTAACGGTTATAGAAGGTATGGAGAAGGATAAACCTGCTGGAAGACTGACGTTTGACAAGTTGGTTATGAAATGGCCTGTTCTAAAGAAAGGCTTTAATACACCAGTCACTTTCGAACTGGAAGGATTAAAGTTACTGGATGTCTATAATCAGGTAAGGGATCATTTGGACTTTGCAAAATTAACGTTGGATACATCATCATTACGACATAAAAAAATTGTTCCTTTGTATATCAAGTTGTCAGGTGCACAATTACATTTAAGAAGATATAAAGACAATCATGTTAATCTGGATTTGTCAGGATTGGGTTTGTCGAGACAATCCAGGCTGGATATCGACTTTCATCGTTTGTATCATGTCAAAATTGAGAAAACCGTTTTATCTTTTAAAGATGACATTGATCATAATTTGATTCAATCAAGACAGATTGATGTTGATGTGCATCCTTTTTATGCTGACAAAACATTGACCATTATTGGAAAAGTCTATTTCAATTTTGATATTAATGGTCATAAGGTTCAAATTAAAGGTCAAAGCTCTGTTCAGTCCATAACTTCATCAGATATTGTTAATTTGCAAAAAACGGGAAAGCTCCAATGGCATATGGAGATCTATCAGGTCAATCCCGCTAATATTGCAGAAATGATACCGGAATTGCGTTATTTGCAATCTGTTAATATGCCTATTTCAGCTGAGGCGAATATAGGTTTTTCTATCCAGAATAAAGCTTTCATGCAACCTTATATGGCAGATATTAAAATAAATTCAGCTCAGGGGAATGTAAGGGTTGGAAATATGGAATATTTCCCATCTTCTTTCAATGCTCGTATAAGCGCTTTTTTTGGTGAAGATGCCAAATATCCTGCAAAGATTGATTTTTCCGACATTTGTCTGCAATTGAGATCTCCGTCAAATTTGGAAAATGCGAAAAGCGGGCCTTTTTTTCATTTCAAGGGTTGGTTGAAATTATCCTCACTGTTAAATCCAAAAGTGGTTGATGCAGATTTTTCCGCGGGTAGTCCGTTGCTAGATTTTTCAACATTAAAAGAATATTGGCCTCGTCACATAGCCAAAGGAGCCAATAAATGGGTTACGGGCAATATTACAAGAGGGCAAGCGCGAGATTTTTCAATTCATGCAAGGCTTATGGGGCATGAGGGATGGCATCATTTGAGACTGGTTCACTTGGAGGGTGGAATTGCTCAGGCAACAGATTTGGAGGTTCACTGGTTAAGGCCCATCCCACCTTTACAGAAAATGAATGCACAAATGTTATTTGTAGATCCTGATCGGATATTGATTAAATATCGAGGAGGTTATCAAATTGTCAGGTCAGGAAATGGAACCACCTCGAAATTACGCAAGTTGAATATACCTTCTGGAAATATGTGGATTACAGGATTAAGCAATCATCGGGATTTGGGTATTATAACGCTTTTGATAAAAGGTAAGTTGCAAGATTTATTAACTTTATTATCTGAACAACGATTGCATTTGCTATCTCGTCATCCTGTCCCTTTTAAAAATCCTTCCGGGGATTTGTCTACGCATTTACATTTGGAAATCCCCCTTAAGAAAAAGGTGAAAATCGAACAGATTGATATTCAGGGACATAATGAGATTAAAAATGTCTATCTAAAAGATATTGCGTTAGGACAGGATTTGAGACAGGGGAATTTAGTGGTGGACGTGAATGCCCGTCAACTTGATTTACATGGGTATGGTCTTTTATCTTATTTTCCTGCACGTATTGAGTATAGACAAAATTTTACGCATCAATATCTTGGGTCGCTTGTTGAAAAAGCAAAAGTTGGCTTGACCATTACGTCAGAGACCTTGAAACAAACAGGTTTTGATATGGCTAAGGATATAGGGGGCCAAGCCTATCTAGATTTAAACTATTCAAAATTTTACGATAAAAAAGCGATAATCAATTTAAATTTGGATCTATCAAGAACTGAATTGAAACTCCCAATTTGGCACAAGCTAATTGCAAAACCCGCGAAGGCTTCGGGAACGATAATATTGAATGACAACAAACTGGTCGGTATTCAAGACTTGCATGCTCAGGGAAGTGACTTGTTGGTGCATGCCAATATGAATATCGAAAATAGAATTCCAACCCAATTAAATATTCAATATTTTAAAACTGGACGGTCAGAAGGAAAAGCGACCATTAATTTTCCAATGACGGATGAAGCGTTTCATAACCCTTTAAAAGGTGATGTACGTATTTCTGTCAAGGCAGATACATTGGATCTTTCCCCATTTATTCAGGATTATCTTGGATCATCCAGGAAAAAACATGCTGTTTCCAAGAAATCACAGAATTATAATATTCCTGTTGCAGCTACAGGAAAGTACAAAGGACTTAAGGGAAGACGTTGGATCTTTAACCTTCAGGCCAAGAAAATCTTTTATGATAAGAATAAGAATCTGGGCGAAGTGACAGCCTATATTGAATATAATGGATTACGGTTGATGCGTCTTTCTTATGGAATGCGCCAACCAACTTTGGTAACTGCGTCATTATTTCCCAAGGATTCAAATCGACAATTTTATCTGGATGCTCAGAATCTTGGCAATTTATTGGATATTGTTGGAATATCAAATAGAATTTCAGGAGGGCATTGTGTTCTGAGTGGTAATTTTGATGACAATGATCCTGAGGCCCCGTTTACCGGCAAGATACAAATCGAGCCTTTTGTTGTTGATCATGTTCCCACCGCCTTAAAACGGATCAGTAATCTTTCTGTTTATGGTTGGTTCAAAAGGCAAAAGGCGGATGCGTTGAATATTGATGCTCTCAAAGGAAATATCTTTTTGAATAAGGGGATTCTGAAAATAAAAAATGGTCGTGTTTTCAATGATGAACTTGGAGCGACTTTGAAGGGCGATATCAATCTTGATAAAGCGGTTTTGGATTTGCAGGGAACAATAGTGCCGATTTATGCGGTGAATAAACTATTTAGTCATGTCCCGGGGGTGGGAAAATTATTTGTTCCAGAAAAAGGGGGTGGGTT